Proteins encoded together in one Capricornis sumatraensis isolate serow.1 chromosome 3, serow.2, whole genome shotgun sequence window:
- the ZNF593 gene encoding zinc finger protein 593 yields MGRSRRTGVHRAHSLARQMKAKRRRPDLDEIHRELRPQVAARPRPDPGAEPDPDLPGGGLHRCLACARYFIDSANLKTHFRSKDHKKRLKQLSVEPYSQEEAERAAGMGSYIPPQRLAVPTEVSTEVPEMDTST; encoded by the exons ATGGGTCGCTCCCGCCGGACGGGTGTGCACCGAGCGCACTCTTTGGCCCGTCAGATGAAGGCGAAGCGGCGGCGGCCGGACCTGGATGAGATTCACCGCGAGTTGCGGCCCCAGGTCGCCGCACGGCCCAGGCCAGACCCAGGAGCTGAACCCGATCCCGACCTGCCAGGGGGCGGCCTGCATCGCTGTCTGGCCTGCGC GAGGTACTTCATCGATTCTGCCAACCTGAAGACCCACTTCCGATCCAAAGATCACAAGAAGAG GCTGAAGCAGCTGAGTGTGGAGCCCTACAGTCAGGAAGAAGCGGAGAGGGCAGCGGGCATGGGTTCCTATATTCCTCCCCAGCGGCTGGCAGTGCCCACAGAAGTATCCACTGAGGTCCCTGAGATGGATACATCTACATGA